The genomic stretch CGGTCGTAAATATGGCGGCGTTCTACTTGATAGTGACGTAGGTGGCACAAATGAATTGTCCATCGAGTTCtattagcctagcctagcttTCTAATATATAGCCATAGTGCAATATCAAATTTCCAAAAGTCTTTATAACCTATCATAATGAGAATGAAGCTAGATAAAACATTTCTGATGCTCTAAACCTTCATAAAATCATGCTTAGGCTACTTACTTCAGAGTTTGAATGGTGTTCTTGAAGATTAATTTAAAGGTATAGGCTACtattatgcaggattggcgatttcatcgccggtttcgctttcacttttcgttttcgctcgttttatgcttgtatatttctctgcagagcttccccctacagctttagcgtgtatattttacaaaactcctcaattggTCGGTCTGCCGGGCATTTttatgagactttacatgacacttcctgccTGGAGTAAAGCATGGGTGCGTccccgaggtctcctgaagttgcaagtggttctaccactagggcggccgaaaaaatgGCTTATTCATTCgggtttttgtttctttttaaaatacatttttaaagacAGAGTAGctacatggaggaggaggaatccATTTCATCAGCAATACCAATCAACAATACAGTCAATCATATTTCAGCGTGGTCCGTGGTCCTATGCCACTTGAACTCAAAAAATGCCACTTTGGAGTAAAAAAAATAGCTTCTTGACTCCAAATGGTCAAGGTGGATTTGGCATAGAAATAAAAGGCTACATATAACAGCACCTACACAGTGTTAAATATGATGGAAGATCTGatgctgtggggctgtttttcTTCCAAAGACCCAGGCAATATTGTacgcataggctactgtacatggcATTATGGATTCCAAAAAGTATCAGGAGATTGTACATCTAGTATATCTGGCCACCTCTGTGTTTCTGCTAAAACGTGGTCGTGGTTGGATCTTTCAGCAGgacaatgatccaaaacacacatcaaaatccacaaaaaaatggtttaatacacacaaaaaacaagctTTTGGCCATCAAGCATGGCCATCCCAATCCCCTGACCttaatccaattgaaaatctgtggCTTGACCTCAAGAAGAGGGTGCACAAGAGAAGACCAAGGACTCTGCATGATTTGGAGCATTTGCATCGAGGAATGGTCCAAAATCCCTTCCTATGTGTTCTCAAGCCTTTAAAGACATTACAACAGAAGACTGAGTGCTGTTATGTTGGCAAAGAGGATATAACACAGTGGTGCCAGTTCAACAACTTGACCTTGAATGTCAGCTGAACTAAGGAAATGGCGGTGGACTGAGACAGCAACGCAGTTACACTCCATTAAAGATCAGTGAGCAGCCTGTGGTGAGGGTTGAAAGTTTTAAATATTTCTGTGAACTGGAGACCTCATGTGGACTAACATCCAGCACACTCTAAAGAAATCCAGACAAACATGTACTACTACATCAGCTGTGGAAATGTAAGGCGTCAACATCCATCTTGAAGGCTTTCTACTCTTCAGCAGTGGAAAGGTTTCCAACAGGTAACATCATCACCTGGTAACCTGTGACTGCAGTGTCCTACAGAGAGTGCTGAACGCACCATAGCAGCACTTCTCCCTCACCCTGTGGGATATATACACAAAAAGGGTACGAAAAAGGGCCAGTAATACTTTAAAGGAAGATTCAAATCCTGACCATGGACAGTTCAAAGTGCTGAGGTCAGGCAATTGTCTCTATTCTCACAGGGCTCGAGTTTCTTCTGTTAAGCCATCCGCACCCTGGATACAAGACGCTCTCTAAATACACactgcacctacacacactgcactttttactttttacccTTTCTTTTAATCTATTGATTTATTGCTTATAAATCTTTCTTCTTTATACCTATACATCGTTAGTGATCCCATGTGACGAATAAAAGCCTTATatcttattatttatttatttattcatttatttttgggGTGAACAAACATTCGTAGAGATTAGATAAACACAGGAATTTAACTCAGCCAGGTGGAAAAGTGCTTTGCATCCATACCAATTTCACATGACTTCTTGATGGGCCTCCCATGAGCTCCAGGTAAGTGACAAAAGTCTCATACATGTATCACAACCCTAGTGTCTGCAGCAAAGCAAGGGCTGAATCAATCATTAGAAATATGTTAATCGTGCAATGTCTGACATCTGCAGATCATGCAAGAGCATCTCACCGAATTCCTTAAAGCGTAGTTGGAATCCTATGACCACTTGCCGTTCTTCAGCTGCTGAGAGACATACTGACAGAAGCACACGCCACCTTCCAAGTGGCCATGTGAGCTGGAAATGTCAAAGGGGAAGTGACGTTTGGCTAAACAGCTGGCATAGCCTGAAGAGAAGTGGAGCAAGGCCCTTTGGAACATCTCCTCAGCAAGGGCTGACTGGTAAGTCTCATTAAACATGAGCTTGCATCCAtccacagatacatacacaaggTGCAGTTTGGTTCGTGACTGACAGCCCATTAGAATCTTCTCCTCAGAAAGAGCAACATTAGCTTGGCCGGTGCACTTCTGCATTTCATGTGTTATATATTTATCACTGTCTATGTGCAACAAACATAGTCTATAAATAAACGCCACTTGACAGGAGATGTAAATCGCTGCTGATGGACCATATTCTCCAATACAAATAGCTATTGGGAAGCCTAAAAATAAAGTAAATGCTATACCAAGAAAGTATAACAATAACCTAAAGCCCAGAGACCGGACCCAGACTTTTGTTTGAGAGACATTGTTAACCATCCTGATAGCTGCCTTGTACCTCTCCTCATTCTGTAGCACTAACTGCAGCTGTTCTGGAACTCCTTGGTCATTGAACACACCAGCCTCCCACGTGTGGAGGCCCTCCTCATTCACAGCTGTGAGAGGCGGCAGAGATTTGCCATTGTAGACCGAGGGTGGCTGGTAAGGCACCACACTGGAACCTCGCATCTGGTGATTTGGGGTGCAGAGTACTTTTAACAGTTTACTGTGGAATTCCGGGTCTTTAGCGTCCAGGTATGTTAGGTGGCAGAGGTGCATTGGAATGGTGATGTCACGTTCCAGTAGCACCGGTATCAAAGGCTTGCACTCCAGGCAGTCTCTGAACAGGGACAGGTTGGCCTCCAGCAGACACCAGCGACTCCTCACAAAGTCCTGACTGAGGACAAGGAGCACTTTCTGACTTTTCTGGATGCAGTTTGTCATGTTCTCCAGGATGCTGCAGCCTGGAACAAAATCTCTCTCATGGTAGGAGGTCAGTAGACCACACTGAGGTGATTCCAGCCAGGTGATGAGGTTCTCTGTCCATTGTGAATCACAGCTGCTGTAGCTGATAAAGACATGAAAGCTATCTTTATCTCTCAGCTCAGGGCGTGAAGGAGGATTGTCCAGAGCACTGAATGGAGTGATTGAGTCAACTTTCGCATTTAAGGACATTTCCATcctgaaataaaataataataataataaaaaaaaacagcttcaaTTCATTATTTTTGTTTACATTCCTTGATGCTAATGATACTGGCCATATCTGTTTTAGATACTATACAACAACCTCAGATGTGCGGTCATAGTTTTGAGTCTTTTTAAGAAGGGTCTAAAGgcatctgttcaacatgcacttagtttaGAAAGCATTTCTTATgggttatatacagtatattcatatatttcaatatttttttctgtttgggtAGGCCCTATGCAgccacctacagtaggctaatagaACTTGATGGACAATGTGGTATAGCTTTCTATATTACTATAGCCATAGTGCAATATCAAGTTTTCCAAAAGTCATTATAGCCTATCATAATGAGAATGAAGCTACATAAAACATGTATGATGCTCTAAACCTTCATAAAATCATGCTTACTTACTTCAGAGTTTGAATGGTGTTCTTGAAGATTAATTTAACGTCAAGCTAGTTAGGTAGCCTAATAATAGTCAAAGAAATCCCAGAATTGGCCTACATTCATTGTATTTCTTGTTTCAACAGCTCCTCAATGTATTCAAGTTGACAATTGCTGGTACTGACACAATGTGGCACCTCTCAGCTATGCACCTTAAGTAGGAAGGATTCCTGATGTTactgaactggttagacaactTTATCTAGATTCTAGGCTAGGGCTCAGAGCAAAACACAGAGCGACACTCCCATGAGACACAGGCCGTGTGgtattttttacagtctggGTTTAACTACTGCATGGTAAGCAAATCGAATGCAAATGTGAATCCAAAATGAATCCAAAATCttacaaataaatgtaaacTGTTTAATATAGCCAACACTGTCTTACACAAAATTGCCCAATATAGCATTGTTAATTGACAatctaagtaggcctactgtaggctattctgTTGGCCTACACAGTAACAGCTCTGAAATTGTGCAGAAATGGTTCTGTCCACAGGTTGTCGCGAGGGATTCTAAGGATCTTTGATGCTACATGACATCTCAGTTGCTAAGCAACCACTGAGCGAATCCGCCAAATAAAGTAACTTTGTTACTGCCTAGAATCAAGCGATTTTCGTGTTATTATATTCCTGATATAATTTCTATTCGTGAATTGAAATCTATCTAAACTATTCTCACCATCGGCTGCAAGGATGAATGCAGGTGATGGACCACATAATTACAACGAAGAAACTGGGACACACACGCTTCAGGAGGCTGATAAGCCTCTTCATTCTCTTATTTTCGGTCCTCGTGTATTAAAAAACTTTAGCCAGCCAAAACAACGAACGGACATCACAGCCGGTAAGCCTATGTTGAAACCGAACGTTTGACAACATGGTGCATTAGTCTACTTGTCCACGCTGAATTgacgtaggctacatgtaaatgtttttaatCCAGGCATAACAGCTAGGTTAGGGGGTTAGAGTTGATGTAGTTTAGAAAACAggtggtggatattttagaaagTCCATGTCTCGTTAGCTGCTACCACTTTGACGTGTCTGACTCTTCCCCCAGTGACCTACAACAGCAGAGGACAGAGGCTCATCCTCCTGGACTCACGAGGTTGCTCTAGCTGGTCACTGGCTCGCCATGTTAATTCGTGTGAGTAGGCCTAACATAGGCTACTTGCCCCAGCTGTCTTAGTCCAATACATCCATAACCACagtgtatttgatcattttctCTTTATAGTACGCAGAGAGTTGACATTTACCAAGCATTTCAACATCCTCATAAAAATCCTCTTCTGCAAGGAATGTAATGTCTATTTTGGCTTGGGAAAGGACCGCTCACTGAGGGTATGAACGCTCAGTTTATTCCCATTACCTCAAGAGTCAGCATCTAAAAGCagttaggcctaggcctaagcAGTTGTCTCAATAACAAGAAGGCTTGTAATTTGGTTTACACATTACAGGTATATAACTGGAATTTTGAGGAGACACAAAGAGCTTGCACAGATGATAGCTACGTGGTCTCTCACCTTCTGTTCAATCCTGAGCTGAATGAAGTGATCACTGGTGGCGACTGTGTGCGGGTACTCCAACATTACATATTCTGAATGATATTATTCATGGTAAACTGTTATAAACACACTGTCAGCTCTAACATTTAACAATCCTCAGAGGACTTTTTGAATTTCCTCTGGCACATTATTCACCAAAActacattaggcctacttgGAGGAGGCAGACATATGACCATTATTAGTTTATTACCATTTGACAGTAGCCTATGAAGCTCCAAAAACACCTTAAGTTACTATGAGGAGGATGCTCATATTCTAGAATCAACTGAAGTCAAAATAATGCaactttcctttttttgtggccCTCAAAGTTCTGGAGCTACAAACGTGTGGAGACTAACAAATTAAATTTCCTGCCCATGTCCAATTATCGCCTCGTCCTCAGGTACTCACGACTGTTTTCAGCAGTTCTGGGCTACGTTCATTGAATATACATGGAGCGGGTAAAACGTGGCATATCCTCactctgctgtgctgtatttGTGCACATTCATGTGTTGGCTGGATGTGTAGGCATGAGTTTTGTCTGGAGGAGGGACGATGGTGCACCCACATGGAGCTGGATGTGCCACAGCAGCGCCTCTACTTCTTCTCCCATGTGAACATCCTGTGCTGCGATATGGCGGGCACCATACTGACGCGTCTCAGGAACACCCACAGTGGCATGGTGCTGGCCTCGGTGTTCTCTCCCTATGCCAGGATGCTGCTGACGGCCGACATAGAGAGTGAGCCCCCCTGGCAGCTAAGCACCAGCGTAACATTTAGTTGTGTAGTTTAAAGGCTTGAAATGATCCATGTTGTCAGTAAATCGGTTGCATATTATGCTACTTTCTGTGACCTTTGAGTTATACGAATGAAGATGGAATAACTTACAGTAACTGCTGTGCTCTCAGTCAAAGCCTGGAGTGAGGCAGGTCACCTCCTGCATGTGTTCCATGGACATAACCGGCCAATCACCAGTCTCATCCTGCATCCTACTACACCGGCGATCTTCATCTCAGCCTCTCTTGATTGCAGTATTCGTCTCTGGTGCTTCAACTCGCTCACCCAGATCATAAGGTGGGTTGGCCAGACCACCACCACTGACCAAAACATCTGAAGGTGAAATGTTTTGCAAGGACAGTGCAGaattaatgaaaacatattgaATGTATATATGCATGCATATTGCATGGATTAAGTAGACCATAGACACTAAAGAAAGTTGTTGAAGGATAGTTATGATCAAGAAAAAATATGTTGCCCAGAAATGTTATTCAGTTATTCAGTTCTGAACCTGTTTTTGATTTGTCAATGTCGTTTTCACTGTTCATCTGAAAACTACAGCATTCCATGTTTAGAGGGAGTATTAGGACTCGGACTGACTGAAGAGAAGCTGATGTTCTCGTGGTCTCTCAGGAGTGTGCAGCTCTACCACCTCAACCACTTCCTAGATTTCTGGGGCTACCTCCGCTATCCAGCCCTGTCCTTTAGGCTATGTAAGGCCCCGGGCAAGACCAATCGACTTCTCACGTTGGGAGATGGCAACAGGTTGGGGAAAGATCCATTAAGTATAGGCATGTCAAGCTGAGTTCAGAACAAAATTGATAGTTGCTGTTTGTGTAAACATAAATGTAGGTTGTGTTATATTGTCAGTAACATGTCAATGTGATCATGAATATATTCAACAATGTGTTTTTTCTTCCCTTGCTGCCCAGTAAAGGTCGCAATGCACTAGCACTGTTATCAAATAACTTGTATAGCTTATGGGTCAGCATGCAGAATGACAGAAAAACGTTTTAATTATCCCACTGCTTTTTTGGTCAACAGTCTGCACATCTTCTCCTGTGCCACTGGGAAGAAGCTTTGTCTGATGCCCCCGCATCCGTTCCTCTCACCCCTGAAAGAGTTGCCTAGCTTTGCCTATGACCGTCAGAGTGGCCTCATTGCTTTGCTGCTAAGTGCTTGGGAGGTCTGGATGTATACAGCCAGGTCAGGGGTTAGTGTTATGTAGTGCCATTGTGGTCATTTTATTTTAGGACTGTGTTAGTTACTGTAgttatttattgttttaaaaaattcttTGTAACTCAGACAGTCGAGGACTAACCTACAACATGGTCATGAActtttcatgtactgtacatttcagtGCAAATCTTTTCAGCACCCTTGCTTCAGTCTGTATTTTCTCCCCTTGATGTTCACAGAACAGACCCTACGTGCAGAGTAGCTGAGTTGGATGTGAGACAATTCCAAACGCAAAGCAGAGCTGGTCGGAGTCGacagtgtctgtgagtgtgtcgcCTCCCCATACTTATACAGTGAGGATCAAAAGAGCCTTCACTTATTGTTTTCTTCAGTTCTATGTTATCCTCAGTTTCTGGAGAGGATTGTCTTATATAGATGACTGATTCTGCAGTATACTGGTCATACTGATATCCTACTAAAGTCTTGTCGGAATGGTTTGAAATTAGCATGGTGTAAAGTATACTTTAGGTATACTTAaatactatacagtatatagttacTATAGGTATAGTTGCATTTTCAGTTGCATTGGTGGATATTAATTGACTTTTCTACTTGTGAAATATAAGTACACATTGTACATGACTGGATCTTCGGCGTGGAGTTTATATGTGGGCTCTCTCCGAGCCATGTTGGTGGTCAAATTTTTCAGTAGATTTGAAGAACTGAATTCACCTTAAATGATAAAAAAGTCACATTTGAAGTCTGATGTGCACCTCTGTTGTTTAGAGATGAAATTGTTCACCTGCCGAAAACCGATGCTGTGGTAGAGAGCTGCACGAGCCTGACCTTCCTTAACTCTGTCATCTACTACCAGACAATGGAGGGGCCTGTCTGTGCAAATGCCACTAGCTTCCTGCTGTGTGGCATGGCGGTAATGTGGAGCTGATCTGACAGATAAGCTGGTGTAAACCCAGCCCACATTTACAGTACCTTTGTTATGAAGGTTATGTGGACTGTTTAGCTAAATACTCTACATATCACCTGTAGTCCTAAAATAAACATGCACATCGTTTGTATCAATTAAATTTCTCTGTGCAGGATGGACGCATACTCTTTATGGATATAGCCATACGTAATTTGATGTACTATGAGCTAAAAGTCCACAAAGATCCTGTAAGTTTTACCATTGAACACGATACAATTTTTACATCATGTAAAACATTCAAGTATTTATAATGTCCAAAGTGAAGCCTATTGTTCCCTGTTCTAGTGctagacattttttttcaacGTTATGTCACCATGTGTTTTGCACAGGTAGTGTGGCTGTGTCATGACATGGAGCAGAACTGCCTGATGACcatgtgtgagggggtgggcaGACGACAGTTCCAGACCTGGAGTCTACCGCAACTGGAGACTCTTCACCAGATAAGTGTTCCCAGCAATATCACAGCATTCACCTGGATGGTAAGGGAACACCATCAGAAATGAACAGACATGTTTGGGAGAGAGTTGAGTCTGAAATGAAGCACACCTGGATATGTCTGCCTGCAGGAGGACCTGTTCTTTGTGGGCTTTCGCACGGGAGCAGTGAGACTGGTCAGCTTGGCAGATTCAGGAGATGGGAAAGGGAATCCGAGGAGGTGGGACCAGCTCCCTGGATCACACACTGCAGGCAGGTGTCCATCATGGGTACTAATGGAAACAGTCTAGAGTGCTAAAAGAAAGAGCGAAAGCACAACTAGACCAAAGCACAATTAGACCAAAGCCTATGGGAGGCCTCGATATTTAGCTACAGAATGCCCTTTACAGTAAAAGGCCTTTTGGTTGTTGAGCATGCTCTTTAATGAAAGTGTTTACTCCTCAAGTATATAGTTCACTCCTCTTGTATGTAACATTGTCCTTGATAAAAGAGTCAAGTCAGCTCTCATTCTGAGGATACCCCCATCCTTTTTTAAGATGGTGAAATGGAGTTCAACCCCTGCTTGAGACAAGACCACAATGGGGCGGTACTCTCTGtggactcctcctcctccttacatCTCTTCCTGAGTTGTGGGTGAGTCATAATAAGAAGTATGGCAACAATCCCACAGTCCCTTTCACTTTGGAATTATTTGAAGATATATCTGTGATTTCATGTGTTTATGATAATGTCAATTTAAACAAAATAGTTATCATATCACTCATATTTCTCTAATACTACAGCAAACTGATGTGTTTCTGCTGTAAGTCTTTGGTTTATGAGGGATTGACAGCCCTTGTCCTGTACTGTAGGTCGGACACGCTGATTAAGCTGTGGGACAGACGGCGCACCCTGCTGGCCGAGGTGCAGCTGGACTCCTCGCTGAGCTGCGCGTGTTTCCTCAACCCCAGTGGTGACCTGCTGGTGGGCTTCCGCCTGCACCTCTACAAGCTGCCTCAGCgccacctcttctcctcccccaggGGCCTCATGCAGAGCTCAGACTCCCAGACCTCCTTGACTGGTGAGCTTGTGGACAGCTACATTAGGCCAGTTTAGCACttcggtctttggtattatttgccctcaatggtgccttcaaggcagcgctgccttcaaggcactactcccctcagtgtAGGGGTAGGATGatggttgagggggttaaggttaggaatagggtaaaggtagtgccttttaggctgtgctgcctggaaggtgccgttgggggcagaaaacaccattgagcgtttACTTCACTGTAAATGGGCTCATTTGGTACATTGTGACTCTAGTAATTCAGTGGTTATAGGTTAAACTTAATACCCAGTcagtgaacacatactgtacatatctggATGAAAATGGAAGCTCACTATACCCGTACATGTAGGACATTATTGTGAGGAAACCCAGATGAAACCTGATAGTAAATTTGAATTTGCATTGCAGGTCCAAATTTGCAAACAGGTTcatctgggttcacccaggctaatCTCTTCTGACATTTGAAATTAAAGTAATTATAAAAGATTTGTAATGAAGAAAAGTCAGGAAGTACAGTAGCTGTCCAAGTACTATCTACAGTATGAGGATCGTTTAGCTCTATTATTCTTGTGTGGCAGCAAAGTACTTTTTACTTGTAAATTTTGTGGCAACAGTGGCATTGCTTTTGGTGgatgttttgtatttatttaatttatttaccgGTACTAATGTTTCAGTCCTTTTCACTAAATCTTTCACAGATTCCTTTATCTATGAGAGACCAGAGTTAACATTTGATGGAAGGCATGACGACCCAATCAACATAGAGAGCTACATTGTATGGACAAACATTTGATTAGatctgtacatactgtacatatgctcCTAATAATCTGCAacgcaactttcatgactataGGTTGAACCTGTAAGGTTTAGTGGAAAAATCTGTTCgccattttcttttcacaggaGCCATACAAAGGGTTTGACTTCAGTGTCCCTCCACAAGACGAGGCCTCATGTAAGGCTGATGAAGAGGTGAGAAGTATTCACTGAAGAAACACTTTATCCACCACACACTACCACATGTGCTGGAGGTGAGACACTCCTGGCAATACTAGGAGAAGCCTATATATTTTATACACCCATTTATGTACTCACAATGCTTTTGTCTCATTTAAGAAGTActacacttcttttttttttatgtcaactAATTTATAGTGTGCATCTTAATGAACGTTtatgtgcatacatacagtatgtgtatttttttctgcAGGATTTGGAGTCAGATTGGGAAGTTCCTCATGCTCCATCCCTAACTTACCAGTCTCTGGAGAGTTGTCTCTCGATTTACTCAGCAGCCTCGTCCCAAAGCCTCTACCTCACGCCCGGGCAGTCCCTCACAGACATTGACAAACTATTGGGCGAAGAATGCATACAAATCGGTCTGTAAAGTTTGGAAGTGAACGTTTTTTATTAGTTTATTCGTTtttgtaaatgtgtgaagaGATTCAAGGTGTCATTTTCCCCTGTAGACCTGGAAGGACCTTCAGCACAGGAGCGTCCCTCTTGTCTCTCAACGACTGACGTCTCTCCCAGGAGCCAGACAGAGGGCCTAGACCTGAGGGACATGTCCACGATTCCGGAAGCTTGGCCCATTGAGTCACCTGATGTGATAATAGCTGCCAGTCCCTCACTCAAGTTTGAGGTCCTGACTCAACAAACCTCACTTGGAACAAGTCAAACAGTAACACATGTTATACTGTTATGTTACatgttatgtaatgtaatgtaacatgtTATATCCCTTGAATTACTTTTCCCTGCCGCTTACGACAGGGCATGTAACAGCTACATTTAATACTCTAACAGGCATGGGCTATGCAAGCTTTGTAACTACACACATGATTAATATAGATTTTACGTTGTAGTATTCATTTGTAGTTGTTCAATCTGGCTGATCCTTTGGTCATGATTAGTTGCTTGTATTTTTTCATGTTGCTGTGATGTTTTCTACAGAAGACTTCTCCACCCCCTGACATGAACAAGCCCCCTGGAGATCAGGAAGATCAGGGACTTCCAGTGTCTCGCTTTGCTAGTATCTGCATCAGTATTTCTGACATGAAAGCTCAAGCGAAACCCCAAGTGAAGAAAAGTAAATTGGGTGGTTGTGCTTGGGTGACCTTTTATATTTGTTGAGTTACTTACCTTACATTATACAAATATAACTTGTCTGTTATGATAGTGGCAGAAGGGTTcaggtgaaaatgagtttgctTGTATTTATAGCTGTTCCAGAGcctccttctccatcttccccctcttgtcctcctcctcctcctcctcctcctcctcctcttcctcctcatatGCCACCTCCTCCACGTCATATGCCACCTCCGCCTCCGCCTAAAGGCGTAGAGCTGAAAAAGCAGGTCACTGGTTTGCCAACTGAAAGGTCTGGCACCACCAACATTGCTGTCTCGGCTAAAAAACAGGTGCGTGATCTCATAGTCTGGT from Sardina pilchardus chromosome 7, fSarPil1.1, whole genome shotgun sequence encodes the following:
- the LOC134088294 gene encoding uncharacterized protein LOC134088294, with amino-acid sequence MEMSLNAKVDSITPFSALDNPPSRPELRDKDSFHVFISYSSCDSQWTENLITWLESPQCGLLTSYHERDFVPGCSILENMTNCIQKSQKVLLVLSQDFVRSRWCLLEANLSLFRDCLECKPLIPVLLERDITIPMHLCHLTYLDAKDPEFHSKLLKVLCTPNHQMRGSSVVPYQPPSVYNGKSLPPLTAVNEEGLHTWEAGVFNDQGVPEQLQLVLQNEERYKAAIRMVNNVSQTKVWVRSLGFRLLLYFLGIAFTLFLGFPIAICIGEYGPSAAIYISCQVAFIYRLCLLHIDSDKYITHEMQKCTGQANVALSEEKILMGCQSRTKLHLVYVSVDGCKLMFNETYQSALAEEMFQRALLHFSSGYASCLAKRHFPFDISSSHGHLEGGVCFCQYVSQQLKNGKWS
- the LOC134087044 gene encoding uncharacterized protein LOC134087044, which encodes MNAQFIPITSRVYNWNFEETQRACTDDSYVVSHLLFNPELNEVITGGDCVRFWSYKRVETNKLNFLPMSNYRLVLRHEFCLEEGRWCTHMELDVPQQRLYFFSHVNILCCDMAGTILTRLRNTHSGMVLASVFSPYARMLLTADIEIKAWSEAGHLLHVFHGHNRPITSLILHPTTPAIFISASLDCSIRLWCFNSLTQIISIPCLEGVLGLGLTEEKLMFSWSLRSVQLYHLNHFLDFWGYLRYPALSFRLCKAPGKTNRLLTLGDGNSLHIFSCATGKKLCLMPPHPFLSPLKELPSFAYDRQSGLIALLLSAWEVWMYTARTDPTCRVAELDVRQFQTQSRAGRSRQCLDEIVHLPKTDAVVESCTSLTFLNSVIYYQTMEGPVCANATSFLLCGMADGRILFMDIAIRNLMYYELKVHKDPVVWLCHDMEQNCLMTMCEGVGRRQFQTWSLPQLETLHQISVPSNITAFTWMEDLFFVGFRTGAVRLVSLADSGDGKGNPRRWDQLPGSHTADGEMEFNPCLRQDHNGAVLSVDSSSSLHLFLSCGSDTLIKLWDRRRTLLAEVQLDSSLSCACFLNPSGDLLVGFRLHLYKLPQRHLFSSPRGLMQSSDSQTSLTDSFIYERPELTFDGRHDDPINIESYIEPYKGFDFSVPPQDEASCKADEEDLESDWEVPHAPSLTYQSLESCLSIYSAASSQSLYLTPGQSLTDIDKLLGEECIQIDLEGPSAQERPSCLSTTDVSPRSQTEGLDLRDMSTIPEAWPIESPDVIIAASPSLKFEKTSPPPDMNKPPGDQEDQGLPVSRFASICISISDMKAQAKPQVKKTVPEPPSPSSPSCPPPPPPPPPPLPPHMPPPPRHMPPPPPPKGVELKKQVTGLPTERSGTTNIAVSAKKQVSKSKQSISKPTPSTTIAVKKTSHIKAAATQRPAKVPKQTQEPQRPRNGPVGTSSKLKEILRDRVDGEVRKVTSRTKKEVVESGTPPPRPCPDAQPQQESSSSAVGVCTAADYSQGALRGPGKQADAAGASPLMVQKKWSQCSDVTLTDATPKQHSEDQGQEEEREDGEESCEPTEMNKQESSGRFSDLHAEPAVREPSPEERETITQVDVALGLRGSAMARLYRGLGTCEQEDNSDEETSNSSSSSSVLSGGGDDAASVRNEEEEEEEEEEEDKAKSVQPKCDSSLVHPEVSRTHHHLSVRQEILSKIFSKSSMSGNHEDGQISRRSSTRFGSWVSRADIRHFDNDVTPAVNSQKQASNEPVQHISSEDQKRLHKKKRLNESDENWIDQELRRQLYLQRVRRQRQSQVQEKRTDLEQKRLQRLLKQPYHAFCGNINTGPDGPTRHDISGQQGVCSICQQPLGGGSGQGLPGASGAALHQRAHSHTQGLATDQPYRLQIPSVSKTWDDSTRQSSKNQNRVLPLRPHSSASIPSKGHFMLTHSPHVPVSHPPSQIEERLLRTRFPKYYRALSAKGIIPSQHHTMH